In the bacterium genome, one interval contains:
- a CDS encoding DUF2270 domain-containing protein: MAREDGKDQKAQNEMRLEFPGAPDDAPEFENTPLTRAEYITALSHFYRAEMHRSLVWRSRLDTTTNWAIVATLAILTASLNNPTYAGEALMLGMLANIVFLTIEARRFRFFDVWRARVRMLEENFYGGILRRDQVSPLNSWGAHVADDLLCPRFHLTRLQAFRARLMRNFRWIFIFLLCAWIVHRLAPLSEASGTGMTSVPGWVPDAVVAIIYLSLLAIVIFTPKALAPEVAYWPDPEHPGEDISSLDV; this comes from the coding sequence ATGGCCCGGGAAGACGGCAAGGACCAGAAGGCGCAGAACGAGATGCGCCTCGAGTTCCCCGGCGCGCCGGACGACGCGCCCGAGTTCGAGAACACGCCCCTGACCCGGGCCGAGTACATCACGGCCCTTTCGCATTTCTACCGCGCCGAGATGCACCGTTCGCTGGTGTGGCGGTCGCGCCTGGACACGACCACCAACTGGGCCATCGTGGCCACCCTCGCGATCCTCACCGCGAGCCTGAACAACCCGACCTACGCCGGCGAGGCGCTCATGCTGGGCATGCTCGCCAACATCGTCTTCCTGACCATCGAGGCCCGCCGCTTCCGCTTCTTCGACGTGTGGCGCGCGCGGGTGCGCATGCTCGAGGAGAACTTCTACGGCGGCATCCTGCGGCGCGACCAGGTCAGCCCCCTCAACTCGTGGGGCGCCCACGTGGCCGACGACCTGCTCTGCCCGCGCTTCCACCTCACCCGCCTGCAGGCCTTCCGGGCCCGCCTGATGCGCAACTTCCGCTGGATCTTCATTTTCCTGCTGTGCGCCTGGATCGTGCACCGTCTCGCGCCCCTGAGCGAGGCGAGCGGCACCGGCATGACTTCGGTGCCCGGCTGGGTGCCCGACGCGGTAGTGGCGATCATCTACCTGTCGCTGCTGGCCATCGTGATCTTCACGCCCAAGGCCCTGGCGCCCGAGGTGGCGTACTGGCCGGACCCGGAGCATCCGGGCGAGGACATCTCCTCGCTGGACGTGTGA
- the pseG gene encoding UDP-2,4-diacetamido-2,4,6-trideoxy-beta-L-altropyranose hydrolase gives MAAREQGIGLLVIRADAGPVIGTGHVLRGLALAAAWQARGGAVLLLSHAMPGELARRVREAGVEVADPGARHPAAGDLAATVRCARDRRAAALVLDGYFLDPGYQRGAGAAGCPVLVLDDHRHHPHYDADLLLNQNHGAEGLDYVTNEGCRLLLGAPYTLLRPEFLAARPRERDRPHGGPFHLLVTLGGSDVATLVPRLLEGISDPELDVTIAAGSSSANLAALEAWAAGSPLRPRVVSAAADMPRLMNRADLALSGAGTTAWELAYLGVPALLVELADNQAPIAEALSDSGAAIALGPVAGCNRWHIASLVGALRGTSERLHQMSRAGRDLIDGRGALRVVDALLDARRHGGRGMRPPQEVTA, from the coding sequence ATGGCGGCCCGGGAACAGGGCATCGGCCTGCTCGTGATCCGCGCCGACGCCGGACCGGTGATCGGCACCGGCCACGTGCTGCGGGGCCTGGCCCTGGCTGCGGCCTGGCAGGCGCGCGGGGGCGCGGTGCTGCTGCTCAGCCATGCCATGCCGGGCGAGCTCGCGCGGCGCGTCCGCGAGGCCGGGGTCGAGGTGGCCGATCCGGGGGCCCGGCATCCGGCCGCCGGCGATCTGGCCGCCACCGTGCGTTGCGCCCGCGACCGCCGCGCGGCGGCGCTGGTGCTCGACGGCTACTTCCTCGATCCGGGCTACCAGCGCGGTGCGGGTGCGGCCGGCTGTCCGGTGCTCGTGCTCGACGACCACCGGCACCACCCGCACTACGACGCCGACCTGCTGCTCAACCAGAACCACGGCGCCGAGGGCCTCGACTACGTGACGAACGAGGGCTGCCGGCTGCTGCTGGGCGCGCCCTACACCCTGCTGCGGCCGGAGTTCCTGGCCGCCCGGCCCCGGGAACGCGACCGGCCCCACGGCGGGCCCTTCCACCTGCTGGTCACCCTCGGCGGCAGCGACGTGGCGACGCTGGTGCCGCGCCTGCTCGAGGGCATCAGCGACCCCGAGCTGGACGTGACCATCGCCGCGGGCTCGTCGAGCGCCAACCTGGCCGCGCTGGAGGCGTGGGCCGCGGGTTCACCGCTGCGCCCCCGCGTGGTGAGCGCCGCCGCCGACATGCCGCGCCTCATGAACCGGGCCGATCTGGCCCTCAGCGGCGCCGGGACCACGGCCTGGGAGCTGGCCTACCTGGGCGTGCCCGCGCTGCTGGTCGAACTGGCCGACAACCAGGCGCCCATCGCCGAGGCCCTGTCCGACAGCGGCGCGGCCATCGCCCTGGGGCCCGTGGCCGGCTGCAACCGCTGGCACATCGCCTCCCTGGTGGGCGCGCTGCGCGGCACCTCCGAGCGCCTGCACCAGATGTCGCGGGCCGGACGCGATCTCATCGACGGCCGCGGCGCCCTGCGCGTCGTGGACGCCCTGCTCGACGCGCGACGCCATGGCGGGCGCGGGATGCGGCCCCCGCAGGAGGTGACGGCGTGA
- a CDS encoding branched-chain amino acid aminotransferase, with protein MHISVTRNPNPPAPPTGDYGFGSKFTPHMFLMEWKDGVWSNPRIEPYRNFSIDPAAKVLHYGQEIFEGMKAYRNKQDGTVHMFRPDKNVKRFNISCERMCMPAVDPQLFMTALEMLIDMDRHWVPESPNALYIRPTMISTQVGLGVKASTEYTFFVIVGPVGSYFVNGINPLRLRVEEKYVRSAHGGTGFAKTGGNYSAALLPIQLAQKAGYDNIIWLDAREMKYVEEMGAMNICFVYDDHVITAPTGDTILNGVTRDSVGVLLQDMGTRWVEEPPAIAQIIEDAHSGRLKEVFACGTAAVVTPVGVIHFQGHDHQIGDGGEGPLTLKLRQTLTGIHAGGSTHHPEWLHVVPVHENV; from the coding sequence ATGCATATCTCGGTCACCAGGAACCCCAATCCCCCGGCTCCCCCGACCGGCGACTACGGCTTCGGCTCCAAGTTCACGCCCCACATGTTCCTCATGGAATGGAAGGACGGCGTCTGGTCGAACCCCCGTATCGAGCCCTACCGCAATTTCAGCATCGATCCCGCGGCCAAGGTCCTGCACTACGGCCAGGAGATCTTCGAGGGTATGAAGGCCTACCGGAACAAGCAGGACGGCACCGTCCACATGTTCCGCCCCGACAAGAACGTCAAGCGGTTCAACATCAGCTGCGAGCGCATGTGCATGCCCGCGGTCGATCCGCAGCTCTTCATGACCGCGCTGGAGATGCTCATCGACATGGACCGCCACTGGGTGCCCGAGAGCCCCAATGCGCTGTACATCCGGCCGACCATGATCTCGACCCAGGTCGGGCTCGGCGTGAAGGCGAGCACCGAGTACACGTTCTTCGTCATCGTCGGCCCGGTCGGCTCGTACTTCGTGAACGGCATCAACCCCCTGCGCCTGCGCGTGGAGGAGAAGTACGTGCGCAGCGCCCACGGCGGCACCGGCTTCGCCAAGACCGGCGGCAACTACAGCGCCGCCCTGCTGCCCATCCAGCTGGCCCAGAAGGCCGGCTACGACAACATCATCTGGCTCGACGCGCGGGAGATGAAGTACGTCGAGGAGATGGGCGCCATGAACATCTGCTTCGTGTACGACGACCACGTCATCACGGCGCCGACCGGCGACACGATCCTCAACGGCGTCACGCGCGACTCGGTGGGCGTGCTGCTGCAGGACATGGGCACCCGCTGGGTCGAGGAGCCGCCGGCCATCGCCCAGATCATCGAGGACGCCCACAGCGGCAGGCTGAAGGAAGTCTTCGCCTGCGGCACCGCGGCGGTCGTCACGCCGGTGGGCGTGATCCACTTCCAGGGCCATGACCACCAGATCGGCGACGGCGGCGAGGGGCCCCTGACGCTGAAGCTGCGCCAGACCCTGACCGGCATCCACGCCGGCGGCAGCACGCACCACCCCGAGTGGCTGCACGTAGTGCCGGTGCACGAGAACGTGTAG
- a CDS encoding 3'-5' exonuclease — translation MQNLKLTRPLAVFDLETTGIDVEKDRIVQLAIIRVEPYGTRRTFETLVNPERPIPPEATAVHGIKDADVRDAPTFAQVRREVEELLADADLAGFNSVNFDQPLLMAEMKRAGSELEFRGRRHLDAMRIFHRMERRDLTAAYRFYCDKELTGAHNALADTAATLEILDAQVGRYEEVPDEVEALHAFCNPDEGRFVDRTRKLVWNDQGEAEFTFGKYQGRSLNAVCEENRGYLEWMLNKDFSEEVKGILREALGGVFPRKDG, via the coding sequence ATGCAGAACCTGAAGCTCACCCGGCCCCTGGCCGTCTTCGACCTCGAGACCACCGGCATCGACGTCGAGAAGGACCGCATCGTCCAGCTCGCGATCATCCGGGTCGAGCCCTACGGGACCCGGCGCACCTTCGAGACCCTGGTCAACCCGGAGCGGCCCATTCCGCCCGAGGCCACCGCGGTCCACGGCATCAAGGACGCCGACGTGCGGGACGCGCCGACCTTCGCCCAGGTGCGGCGCGAAGTGGAGGAGCTGCTGGCCGACGCCGACCTGGCCGGCTTCAACTCGGTGAACTTCGACCAGCCCCTGCTGATGGCCGAGATGAAGCGCGCCGGCTCGGAGCTGGAGTTCCGCGGCCGCCGGCATCTGGACGCCATGCGCATCTTCCACCGCATGGAGCGCCGCGACCTGACCGCCGCCTACCGCTTCTACTGCGACAAGGAGCTCACCGGCGCCCACAACGCCCTGGCCGACACCGCGGCCACCCTCGAGATCCTCGACGCCCAGGTGGGGCGCTACGAGGAGGTGCCGGACGAGGTCGAGGCGCTGCATGCCTTCTGCAATCCGGACGAGGGGCGCTTCGTCGACCGCACGCGCAAGCTCGTGTGGAACGACCAGGGCGAGGCCGAATTCACCTTCGGCAAGTACCAGGGCCGCTCGCTCAACGCGGTGTGCGAGGAGAACCGCGGCTACCTGGAGTGGATGCTGAACAAGGACTTCAGCGAAGAGGTGAAGGGCATCCTGCGCGAGGCCCTCGGCGGCGTGTTTCCGCGGAAGGACGGCTGA
- a CDS encoding methyltransferase domain-containing protein gives MTHTTGTTTTATPAATGQLAHWSADFGDAYTERNVVAWRDRLAGFRTVLGDLPVSSVLEVGCNRGHNLQALAHLHPDAAIVGIEPNATARAVAAGNGCDARPGDAFALPVADGAFDLVFTAGVLIHVALPDLPRALDEIHRAARRWVLAIEYFADTETSIPYRGRDDLLWKRDFRDHYRRRFADLALVGEGYLDAASGFDRCHWWLFEKPGAGA, from the coding sequence ATGACGCACACGACCGGAACCACCACCACCGCGACGCCGGCCGCCACGGGGCAGCTCGCCCACTGGTCGGCCGACTTCGGCGACGCCTACACCGAGCGCAACGTCGTGGCCTGGCGCGACCGCCTCGCCGGTTTCCGCACCGTGCTGGGCGACCTGCCGGTGTCGTCGGTCCTCGAGGTGGGTTGCAACCGGGGGCACAACCTGCAGGCCCTGGCGCACCTGCATCCGGACGCCGCCATCGTGGGCATCGAGCCCAACGCGACCGCGCGCGCCGTCGCCGCGGGGAACGGCTGCGACGCGCGCCCCGGCGACGCCTTCGCGCTGCCGGTGGCGGACGGCGCCTTCGATCTGGTGTTCACGGCCGGCGTGCTGATCCACGTGGCCCTGCCCGACCTGCCGCGGGCCCTCGACGAGATCCACCGCGCGGCGCGGCGCTGGGTGCTGGCCATCGAGTACTTCGCCGACACCGAGACGTCGATCCCGTACCGCGGCCGCGACGACCTGCTCTGGAAGCGCGACTTCCGCGACCACTATCGCCGCCGCTTCGCCGACCTGGCCCTGGTGGGCGAGGGCTACCTCGACGCCGCGAGCGGCTTCGACCGCTGCCACTGGTGGCTGTTCGAGAAGCCGGGGGCGGGCGCCTGA
- the pseB gene encoding UDP-N-acetylglucosamine 4,6-dehydratase (inverting) → MATGDQFSGRSVLVTGGTGSFGQAFTRRILAESNPRRLIIFSRDELKQSEMRRAFPPEAHPNIRFFIGDIRDRDRLYRALQKVDIVVHAAALKQVDTAEYNPFEAVRTNVLGSQNVIDAAIDCGVRKVLALSTDKAANPINLYGATKLAADKLFTAANNYAGADSTRFAVVRYGNVLGSRGSVVPLFTKLRASGTIPITDPRMTRFWITIDQAVAFVFARLAGMRGGEVFVPKIPSMKLADMARAICPDCEQHVVGVRPGEKMHEVMVPADEASHTVDMGDHYVILPAFHHWEGAGYMANYGGEPVPEGFVYSSETNEHWLGEGEFLELVGLKPTAASRRPEPVGA, encoded by the coding sequence ATGGCCACAGGGGACCAGTTCAGCGGCAGATCGGTGCTCGTCACCGGGGGCACCGGCTCGTTCGGGCAGGCGTTCACGCGGCGCATCCTGGCCGAGTCGAACCCGCGCCGGCTGATCATCTTCAGCCGCGACGAGCTCAAGCAGTCGGAGATGCGCCGGGCCTTCCCGCCCGAGGCGCACCCCAACATCCGCTTCTTCATCGGCGACATCCGCGACAGGGACCGCCTGTACCGCGCCCTGCAGAAGGTGGACATCGTGGTGCACGCGGCGGCGCTCAAGCAGGTCGACACCGCCGAGTACAATCCCTTCGAGGCGGTGCGCACCAACGTCCTCGGCTCGCAGAACGTGATCGACGCGGCCATCGACTGCGGCGTGCGCAAGGTGTTGGCGTTGAGCACCGACAAGGCGGCCAACCCCATCAATCTCTACGGCGCGACCAAGCTCGCCGCCGACAAGCTCTTCACCGCCGCCAACAACTACGCGGGCGCCGACAGCACGCGCTTCGCCGTGGTGCGCTACGGCAACGTGCTCGGCAGCCGCGGCAGCGTGGTGCCCCTGTTCACCAAGCTGCGCGCCTCGGGCACGATCCCCATCACCGATCCGCGCATGACCCGTTTCTGGATCACCATCGACCAGGCCGTGGCGTTCGTCTTCGCGCGCCTGGCCGGGATGCGCGGGGGCGAGGTCTTCGTGCCCAAGATCCCGAGCATGAAGCTGGCCGACATGGCGCGCGCCATCTGCCCCGACTGCGAGCAGCACGTGGTGGGGGTGCGTCCGGGCGAGAAGATGCACGAGGTGATGGTGCCCGCCGACGAGGCGAGCCACACGGTCGACATGGGCGACCACTACGTGATCCTGCCGGCGTTCCACCACTGGGAGGGCGCCGGGTACATGGCCAACTACGGCGGCGAGCCCGTGCCCGAGGGCTTCGTCTACAGCTCCGAGACCAACGAGCACTGGCTGGGCGAGGGCGAGTTCCTCGAGCTGGTGGGACTGAAACCGACGGCGGCCTCGCGGCGGCCCGAGCCCGTGGGCGCCTGA